The DNA region ccggcgctcagtcagtgtcaggaagcagacgctgggggacgcgcaggtgagcatgtactgtttggtttttttacttttacgctggtaaccagggtaaacatcgggttactaagcgcggccctgcgcttggtaacccgatgtttaccctggttaccagtgtaaaacaccgctggtatcgttgcttttgctttcaaacacaacgatacacagcgatcggacgaccaaataaagttctggactttattcagcgaccagcgacatcacagcaggatcctgatcgctgctgcgtgtcaaacgaaacgatatcgctagccaggacgctgcaacgtcacggatcgctagcgatgtcgtttcgtgtgaaggtaccttaagactactCCATCTTTTTGTGACAAGGTGTCATTGTAAGGTGATCCTCAGATGCAAATTCCCCTGGCATTACCAGTGGGGAAGCCACCTTGATAAAATAATCTGCTCTAGTGCTGCTGCAAAGATCTCTGCTGGACCACAAGTAATGAAGTCACGACCACCGctgaggccactgattggctgtaggGTTAGGGATGTCAATTCTTCCGGTCCACTGCAGAATCTAGATGTGACATTGCTGGGAGTGGATTCTGGTGGTAATATTAGCTTCTTGTAGGAGGAAAGCTTTTCAAtggtaattaaaaaacaaaacaaaactgggaatacccctttaatgctgcATTTGACCTTATTGATCCTGTTTTCACCTGTAGGAGGTAGAGTTCCTGTCCTCCTCCATTGCTCAGCTGAAAGTGGTGCAGACCAAGTATGTAGAAGCCAAGGAAAGCCTGAGCGTGCTGCATAAGAGTAATGAAGGTGGGTGCGGTGCATGTCATAGCCGGACATCGGTTTTGGATATTTACGCTGAATAACATTATACCTTTGTTTTGGACAGGAAAACAAGTGCTTGTACCTCTGACCAATTCTGTATCCTTTTCACTGGTTGACAATAAGAGCTTGAAGGGATGTGTCTGAAATACGACCGTCTGTCTACGCGCCTATAGTTTTCCTCTGATtgtgccactcctggttttggcttaaaaatactgagataaaaaactcaccaaatacaggATGTGTGATTGTGAAtctcctctggtatctccagtatgagTGAGATCAGCTAGAAAGGGTGGCCAGCAGTGTGAGCTGCCTCTTGTTACCTCTGGTATTCCAGTATAAGATCAGCTAGAAAGGGTggccagcagtgtgagcagcctcttcttacctctggtatctccagcatGAGATCAGCTAGAAAGGGTggccagcagtgtgagcagcctcttcttacctctggtatctccagtatgagATCAGCTAGAAAGGgtggtcagcagtgtgagcagcctcttcttacctctggtATCTCCCGTATGAGATCAGCTagaaagggtggacagcagtgtgagctgcctcttcttacctcagcactcacaGGGAGCTCCACATGAAGCACATGTTCCTTAACATGTAGGGAGGGGGGCAGCGCTGCCCACTACTCCTATCCTAGAGTCTGGAATGCCTCACTTCTGCCTCAGAGGTGGACAGCTCTGTTGACATCACATCGATATATACCTGGCTATTCATTAGAATAGGACACTGGCAACAATTCCGGGTGATCGTGGGTGTGTCATGGACGCGACATGTCCTGCACCACCTGTCTCTGATGCAAAAGTAAGCGGCGTTGGAATACCCCTCCAACAGTATAGCACTGTAACAAGGGGGAGGTCATTTTAATGTTCTATGGTGATATGCGCCTTAGACAAAACTAAGAGTGATTTTTTGATTAATGGTGTTTTGTAATCTATAATGATTTTCTTTTCTATTCCCGATAAACCCCTTTAAATAGCAAACAAAGTGCAGCtagtctaaaaaaaaaatatataatagataaaaataaaaaacactgcaaaataAATGAGGTGCCCTACCAAAGTAAGTCTTTGGGTGTACCTGCCATATGTTGCACTGTGTACAGTAATCTGCATGCTCTGATACAGTTACACtatgatttcagctctgaagctgtaacaaaaatatatttatatattacatttatatgttattttttggaaaaaaaacaatGAGTTTGTATATATTTCTTGTTTCAAAATAATTTTATTAGATTTTGATCTTTAAACATAGGTAGGATGAGTTAGggtggggagggggggagggggaagaGGATAAGAAGCAAGGGGTAGGTGAATCCCCTGTAACATTTGGGGATTCTAAACAGGAACTATGTACAATTTTGAACAGTTCAGACTGACAACATTACTTTTATGTATAACATTGTATAAAGTTTGTTAGTTAGTTCTGCATTTATTAATGACATTCATAGCTATAATGAATATTACATGACGTAACATGGATAGAGATGGAAAACACAGTTTAACTAGTGGTTCTCGCTGAAAGTTTTGATAGATCCGTGGGAGAGTAAGGCAAGTGGGAATCTAATTTGATTGGTTGGTGAGTGTGAGTTTGGCAATTATTTTATGTGATAGGAGTAGGGAATTGTTGATCCCATCTTGCCCATTTCTTTGTGAATTTTTTGCATTGGTCATTGGCTATAGCAAAATGGAATTCGTGGGATCTGTGTAAAGATATtcttgtatatatttgtatatatttcttAACCAATTATTCCTGCAGATGTATGTGCCTGGTACACTTAGCGATGTGTCCAATGTGCTCATAGATGTGGGTACTGGGTATTATGCGGAGAAGGTAAGTCATTCCAGTCTCTGTAGATTCTGGTGACTGGCTATTTGTCAGAGAGTGGACAAGGCCAGGCTGAGATGTTTATCTTCATGTCGGTGAATAGAATATACCAACATCTCTTGTGCTCTCTGTCTCTTCTGTTTTTTGCGATGTCTTTGTCACATCTTCTTGTTTTCGATGTCTGTCCAGACTGCAGATGATGCCAAAGATTTCTTCAAGAGAAAGATTGATTTCCTTACGAAGCAAATTGACAAGATTAAGCCAGCACTACAGGAAAAACATGCCATGAAACAAGGTGATGCCATGTTTTGTATTGTGCTAGGTTAACGAATTCCCTAAAATAGGCTAGACTAGGAATGTAAACATGCTGGCTACATTTGGCAGACAAGAAGGTATCT from Ranitomeya variabilis isolate aRanVar5 chromosome 3, aRanVar5.hap1, whole genome shotgun sequence includes:
- the PFDN5 gene encoding prefoldin subunit 5 — its product is MAQTVNITDLSLQQLEGLKSQLDQEVEFLSSSIAQLKVVQTKYVEAKESLSVLHKSNEGKQVLVPLTNSMYVPGTLSDVSNVLIDVGTGYYAEKTADDAKDFFKRKIDFLTKQIDKIKPALQEKHAMKQAVMEMMSIKIQQLTAAQAGTSKA